GTCTACTTTCAGGTAGGAGCTGTAGGTCACGGTCATCTGGAGGTTACACCTGGTTGATATTTGATCGATAGCGAAATAATGCTTTCTTTAAGCAGCTCCGATCAAAACTAAAATTTCGGATAAACGGTTAATATTGGTGCCATTATAAGGTCTGGAGCTCTGCAAATGGAAAACACGGTGCAGGCGCTGCGCATAGATGGTCAGCGCCTTTGGAACAGCCTGATGGAAATGGCGCGTATCGGCGCCACCCCCGCCGGCGGCTGCAATCGTCAGGCCCTGACCGATGAGGATCGCGAAGGCCGCGACCTGTTCGTCGGCTGGTGCCGGGATATCGGTTGTGACATCCGCGTCGACCGCATGGGCAATATCTTCGCCCGGCGCGCCGGCAGCGATCCGCAGATGGCACCGGTAGTTACCGGTTCGCACCTGGATACCCAGCCCACCGGCGGCAAATTTGATGGCGTCTACGGTGTGCTGGCCGGGCTCGAGGTGCTGCGCACGCTGGAAGCGCACGATATCCGCACCCGCGCGCCGCTGGAGCTGGTGGTGTGGACCAACGAAGAGGGCGCCCGCTTTTCCCCGGCGATGATCGGCTCCGGCGTCTGGGCGGGTGAATTCGATCTCGACTATGGTCACAGCCGCACCGACAAAGCCGGCGCCACCATCGGCGAAGAGCTGCGGCGCATCGGCTATCTGGGCGACGCCCCGGCCGAGCCCCACCCGATTACCGCTGCCTTCGAGGCCCATATCGAACAGGGACCAATCCTGGAAAAGCAGGACCAGGTGATAGGCGTGGTCACCGGTGTGCAGGGCATCCGCTGGTACGATGTGACCTTTCACGGCACACCCTGCCACGCCGGCCCCACACCCATGAGCGACCGCCGCGATCCGGTGCAGGCGCTGGCGCTGCTGTGTGAGCGTCTCTATAGCGAAGTGAAGGCTTACTCCGATGATGCCCGCATGACCTGTGGCGACTTGCGCGCGGAGCCCGGCAGCCGCAACACCGTGCCGGAAAAGGTTGTACTGGCCCTGGACCTGCGCCACCCGCAGGCGGCGGGGCTGGAACACCTGCACCGCAGTCTCTACCGGCTGGCGGAGCAGGTGGATGAGGCTACCGGGGTGACCATCGATGTGCGCGAGGAGTGGCACTCGCCGCCGGTACACTTCGATCCCGCGTGCATCGACGCCGTAGAGGGCGCGGTGCAGTCGCTCGACTACAGCCATCGCAAGATGGTATCCGGTGCCGGTCATGACTCCGTCTATGTGTCCCGCGTGGCGCCGGTGTCGATGATCTTCGTGCCCTGCGCCGGCGGCCTGTCGCACAACGAGGCGGAATCGGCCGAACCGGATCATCTGGAGGCGGGCTGCAACGTCCTGCTGCACGCAATGCTCGCGCGCGCCGGCATCGCCGACTGACTCCATTCCCATCCAATTTCCCCGCGCGGGCGCCCGGCGCCCGCGCCGAACCAGACTGGAAACCCAAACCCATGACCGAATTTACCCTCCGCCGCCGCCTCGACAACGGCGGCACCCAACCGCTGACCAACTGGGGTATGGATTCAGAGTACGGCCCGCTGCGCGATGTGCTGATCGGCCCGGTGGACAATTTCAGCTGGCGCACCGGCAATGCCAGCGCGCGCCGCGCCGAGCGCCTGGGCATGCAGTTCGACCACAAGGTGGCTGCGGCCCAGCATGCGGAAATGCTCGACGCCTATCGCCACGCCGGCGTCAACACGCACCTGATTCCGGCCGATAGCAGCCTGCCGTACCAGATTTACGGCCGCGACTCCTCGGTGATGACACCCTGGGGGCCGATCGTGACCCAGATGTACAGCCCGTGGCGCCGTGGCGAGTGGGTGCCGATCGTGCAGAAATACGCCGAGTTGGAGATCCCGATCTACGATTGCATCACCGCCGGCTCGCTCGAGGGCGGTGATTTCATGGTGCTGGAACCGGGCGTCATCCTGTGCGGTTACTCCGGCGAGCGCACCAGCCCGCAGGGTTTCGAGCAGATGAAGCGCTGGGTGGAAAAGGAGGGCTGGGAAGTCAAG
This region of Microbulbifer sp. SAOS-129_SWC genomic DNA includes:
- a CDS encoding Zn-dependent hydrolase; the encoded protein is MENTVQALRIDGQRLWNSLMEMARIGATPAGGCNRQALTDEDREGRDLFVGWCRDIGCDIRVDRMGNIFARRAGSDPQMAPVVTGSHLDTQPTGGKFDGVYGVLAGLEVLRTLEAHDIRTRAPLELVVWTNEEGARFSPAMIGSGVWAGEFDLDYGHSRTDKAGATIGEELRRIGYLGDAPAEPHPITAAFEAHIEQGPILEKQDQVIGVVTGVQGIRWYDVTFHGTPCHAGPTPMSDRRDPVQALALLCERLYSEVKAYSDDARMTCGDLRAEPGSRNTVPEKVVLALDLRHPQAAGLEHLHRSLYRLAEQVDEATGVTIDVREEWHSPPVHFDPACIDAVEGAVQSLDYSHRKMVSGAGHDSVYVSRVAPVSMIFVPCAGGLSHNEAESAEPDHLEAGCNVLLHAMLARAGIAD
- a CDS encoding arginine deiminase family protein; the protein is MTEFTLRRRLDNGGTQPLTNWGMDSEYGPLRDVLIGPVDNFSWRTGNASARRAERLGMQFDHKVAAAQHAEMLDAYRHAGVNTHLIPADSSLPYQIYGRDSSVMTPWGPIVTQMYSPWRRGEWVPIVQKYAELEIPIYDCITAGSLEGGDFMVLEPGVILCGYSGERTSPQGFEQMKRWVEKEGWEVKGYQFDPFFLHIDVMVAMLAEKLAAICIDAVEPELVQWFRARNIEIIDIPFPQVLELGVNVVALGNDRVMLPKANVGLAEKCRAHGLEVIDPDISMITPGGGGVHCMCQPLRRDSVA